Part of the Echeneis naucrates chromosome 1, fEcheNa1.1, whole genome shotgun sequence genome, CTTTAGCTTTTATGGTTAAATTTAGTACTGCGGTGGCCTGTCTTAAAGCCTGGAGGTTCAATAGGTTTATGCCTCATTTCAActatgttgttgtgtttgtaatTAAATTGTTTGCACTACAGTGTGTGAAACATGTGTTGCATGTGCGTACAATGTGTCAGTGAgggatgtgaatgtttttgtttttgttttttgtatgaaaCTGTGCTATTGAATGTTTTGTCCACGTGTTttatgcatgtctgtgtgccAGTTTATGTCCAAGGGCTTTGCACTCTACTTCTTTCTTCATCCTGTTTTTGGAGGGAAAGGCCCGATGTGCTTCTTGCTGTCTCAGTCTGGGGATTGGCCAACTAACAAAAGACATTCTGTGGATGGAAAAACATCTTCAGGATGAAAAAGCCTTAGCTCACAGCATGGTTAATACAGTCAAACTCTTACccccaaacaacaacaacaaagctgtATTTTTCATTCTTCACTCTCCGTTGGTATTCTTCCTCATTTGTCTGATCTCCATGTGGGTCTtgtctattattttaaatttcatttcacacagtaCTGGGAAGGTTTTAAGTTTAGGTTCAATCCTTCACTCATTTCGATGAATGTTTTTTGGTACTGCCTGATTAGATTGgtgaaatgtacaaaatgtcCACATATAGTTACGCTTGCCCAGGCAAAAGAAGGAAGTAAAACACACTTGGAAAAACCCTTATCGTCGGCAGAATCTAGTGATCACTCAGATGAGCCATGCTTGTGTTTTGAGCAGAGCTTATTTTGAGCCCTTGACAAAGCGTTGAACCGAACTGCATGACTCGGCAAACTCAAGAGTTTGTGATCTCTTTGAATCAACGTTTTAATGAACCACTGTTAGATATGTTGGGcagataaaatgatgaaaagtgtgaaaaacacagaacGAGCAAAGCTACAGTGGGATTGACATGCCAAAATTGAGCAACTCAGAATTTTAAACTAATACTAAATATCTGAAGAGGCCTTTTATGCCTTAACCCTTTTGCTCACTGACCTGTATCTTTCAAACAACCTGTGATATGCATGGTACAGCAACAAGAATTTAAGCTATAGTTCAAATTTGCAGTGGCAGGGAGGATATTAAACATCTATTATCTGTACTGTGACCTCAGTAACCTAGTAGTAATTTATTTGGTTATCCCAGGAAGTGctctcactgtctttctctctgattCACTATAGGATAAGGATTTTCCtattaaagtgtcttttcaTGTATACTGAGTGGAAGTAATACATTTTATCTGCTTGTGTTGCCTTTCTTTGTCTACTATGCTTGAAGTTAAGCTCTTTTGTCGGCTTTATGGTGCCATATTCTCACAGGCAAAAAATCTcctttaaaagaaaagattcaATTGCTTGTTTCTCCTTATAGATTTGGTTATTCATCCAAATCAGGGTGCTAGACCAAACTGTGTGGCTTTTGTTCTGGTTATCCAAGGCACATATTTCTGGTTGCGggcctcttctctctgtctctcacagtATTCTTAAGTAAGAGCAGTGCAGCTGGTGGAgaatgcacacagagacacaagcTATGCTAGGACACATTGGATAAACTGCACAAATAAAGCATTTGGCCAGCCTGTGGTTAGTTGGGAATGGAGCAGTCATTGTGAGAACACACAAATAACCTTTGGCCTCATTTCTGTGCTCACCCTGCAGGCATGGAAGAAGCGATGGTTTGTTCTTCGCAGTGGCCGTCTGTCAGGCGACCCAGACGTGCTGGAGTACTACAAGAATGACCATGCCAAGAAGCCCATCCGCGTGATTGATCTCAACTTGTGTGAGCAGGTATGGTTTTTCATTACAAAGAGCATGAATATCAAGGATCCCAGCTCCACGTTTCTGCATATAAAACgaatttaaactttaaagtgCAGTTGAAATAATACTTAGTTTGTACCCTCATATTATCAAATTATCATTAATGATgacttaaaatatatattttttggccTTTCTGGCCTTATTAGTTAGGACAGCTTATAGAGTGACAGGAAAttgaggagagaaagggagcaATGACGTGCGGCAAATGACACTAGCTGGAACAAAACCAGTGTTGCCGACCAGGACCTTATAGCCTCCTGTATATGGAGCATGTGCTGTAACCACCACGCTATTGACATTCCAcgtgctttcttctttttttaaaggctcTAGTTACCCCAGCCTGAAGTAAAATTGGTTAAAAGCAATACATTTCTAAAattaagcttttacattagggAAATTTTCATTGTCAAGTTGGAAATATTCACTCACCCAAATTCTTCATGTCTGGTGCTTTTGGGTGCTCCCTCAGGTGGACGCTGGGCTGACCTTCAATAAGAAGGACTTGGAGCACAGCTTCATATTTGACATCAAGACCATTGACCGTGTCTTCTACCTTGTGGCCGACACTGAAGACGAAATGAATAAGTGGGTTCGCTGCATCTGTGACATCTGTGGTTTTAACCCCACTGATGACGGTGAGAATTGGCTTAGATAGCTTCCCATCAAtactaaaatattttatactcAGCTGCAGTTGTCTTTGTTGCATTCACTTGACTCCATAGAGTGACAATATGTTTTTTTGCAGtgtagaagaaaatattttaatgcaaCCTCCTCCGTAAGACACCTTCTATAATATGTACATGTACAGCAGTAACTGTAAGCAAATTAAAGCAAATGCATTGCTAGAATTAAACTATGCAATATAAAATGGCTAGATAATAACTActgtacatttatttcattagttTCTCTTTCGTCTGCTCTGCCCCTCAAATGtctgcctctttctttctgaAGGAGTTAGGTTAACCACCTGAATGTGCCAGAAAGCCTCTATTCAGCATCGTTTTCAGCCAAGGTCTAATGATCCATGTGTTGATCCATGTTATGTTGAGGTTCACGTTACACTTGTTCCCACTACTGGATAATCAAAGCGGCGTGTGCCTGCTGGTCTAACCATCTCTCTTACGTCCTTTTCCTCTTATCTGATTGTCATTCTCTCTCATTTCATCATCTCAAGTTTGCAATATATGCACCTTAATTTTGGTTCTTCACATTAGTGTGACAAGAGAAGGCGTAAATATTGCATAAAGCACTGTTGGGCATATAACAGTACGTAttatttcagcaaaaataaactttttaaacttGAAACCAAAGTCACTAATGGTGCTACTCTCTGCTAAATTTTGGCTATGCCGCCACATCAGGTATATTGCTTGTGTTACAGGGCAACCCAGTCTTCACAGTATTCATATTGCTTTGGTTATGGATGTCTAtaaatattctcattcatccaggtcattgttctctctctcaaaattcattcgtaggcaactggacttggtTATGGAATAGTTGAAACTAccatgtgaaaacaaacagtgagaCTATTCAAGGAGAAACAAGGTCTAAAGACAAGTATCTTTGCAGATAGCCTTCCTCACTGCCTTCTCTTAGAAAAGAATGTCCTTGGCTCTCTCTTTTGCtgcattttacacttttctgcATGTGAGACCCAACTCCTACTCTTCTCTTATGTGTGGCCACGCTAGAGTGCTTCATGGATGGGCAGATATTAGAGGAGGGAACATTAGGAGGGCTGTGGGGTGAGGACTTGAGAGATGGTGTAGGAGGTATAGATGAGCATGAGCAGAGGGGATTTTCCCTGCTCCTGCATGAATCAGCACTTAAACTTTCATCCAGCAAATAGGAGAAAGGGCAGACGAtaacagaggagagaagagcaaGTGATGCTCGTAAAAAGAGATATGACTtttcaaaaaagagaaagtacaGACTGTGTATGAAATACAGCCAGTGACAGTTATAGAAGAGTGGGAGGAGgactgtgaaaagaaaaggaaagtagaaagatgtgaaatgaaagcataGATGTATATTACCCAGCATCCACATCAGGCTTCTTGGCTCTGTGTGCAGTTCAACAATCAGCTTGAACAGAAGAGTTTGACAAAGACAGATTTGAAAACTCACAGTGAAAAAGTGGAGACCTTCAGGAAATGCTCTCTGAAAAAGACTGTGTGGGAATCTGAAGGCAAACATTGTATTCAGACAGTTTATGAACAAGTGAGGCTTTGAAGTGGGtttcatgtgtgaatgtgttggATGTGCAAGGCGATGAAAATAATTGatcattatgttgttttttttttttttttatggacgCTCACAGCAACGCCCGCAATGAGATTAAACTTCGTATCAGCTGCCAGTACTATTTAGGGAGTCTTTTCACACCTATCACATGCACACTCGTATTTCAACATTAGCAATatatgttaaaattaaaaaggttttaCTTCTCCCTGGAAATCTTCCCAAGTGAGGTTATTGATTGATGTGTCATCCTCAGTCAGTTGATAGGGGTCacacagtgttttcatttgtttattaaacTCAGcctcaaattaaagctgttAGCCTGACAGTATGGTTCCAAACAGATAACAGAGAAAGATATTTCCTTGACTCATTATTGcgaacccacacacacacacacacacacacacacacacactcctcatgTTCAGACATTGTAGAGATGATGGTAAAATGTCAGTCAAAATGCTGCAGGTGACTATAGTATGTTACTGTAGGTAGGATTGGGTTGCTAGGAAACAGCTTACTCCAAGTTTACTCTGCCAGAGTTGACATTAACAAACAGAGCTTACTGTTTACTTTCTGTCTGACATTATCAGTCACCAATATATCGTACACTGTCCTCCTGCAATAGGTTTTGCAGATCCTACCTTGTGTGGATTGTGACTTTTGGAGGAGCCATACCAAGGAGttggaaaagtaaaatgtgaaaatacaacaaaatggtCATAATCCAGCATGTTTGCTTTTATAATTGATCAttacaaaggcaaaaaaaaaaaagaagaaatgcagaAAGGGAAACAAGAATGAGTCTgcaaaatttaatgaaatacattcagTGGACGTTTAGCTGCAAGAAAATAAACTCATGTTTCCCTACAGATGATTCAAGCCCTGCTGCTCAATACTAACTTAATTTACATGAAGCGATTATTTGGCTGTAGATCTGAGCTTTTTACTGCTCCGATTAATTACAACAAAGCCACTGAACAGTGTGAAAGCCTGATCAGTCATTCACATGTCTGTTAGATCATTATGCTATCTCATTTTTTAGGATCAGCACAGTCACGAGAGTCCTGTAACCTTTCTTGTATAAAATGACACCTCTGTTTCGTTACCTTAAAGGTTACAGTTTCTGTATTCATTCTGTTATTAGTTGAGATGATCATTACATCAGAGGTGGTAATCCACCTCCTCTATATTCTCTCGAAATCATCTATGGAAAACAGTTTTGAGACAGTCATGGGCTGATTTACATATTCACAGTCTTGGGTTAATGCCAGCCATCTAATTTCTCTCCTCTAGAGGCAGCAAAAGCTGCTCACCAGTCAGCCATCAGTGGCCTGGTCGTGGATACCCCCCCTCATCCAGCACTGGGTAATATTGTTGGTCCAGCGGCAGGAGTACTGTCCAGTGTGCCTCCCCCATACCAGCCGGTCAGTGTGCGACATCTGGACTCTCAGTCCAGCTCAGAGGAACCTCAAGATTACCTTTGGCTGGCCAACTGTGAGAGTAAAAAGCCTGAACCCAACAGGTGAGTTAGTTTGTGTACTGGGCATTCAATGCCAGAGCCTCTGTGATATAAGCTTTTatctgtgcattttttttttttttttttttttttttttttttttcccagcccatttgttctttttgtacattttatctgtactgcCACTCTTGTCcttgtctctgctgtgtgttagCTCAGTGCAGCTTCACTCTCCATTGGATGGAGACCAGGAGTATTTGCTCCTGGAGGAGTGTGAGAGCAAGACTCTTTCTCCCCAGGCTAGCCTGTGAGTGACCAGCTATTCAGCTGGAAGTGCCTGCTTGTGTGGAGTGCTGCACATGCATataaagaagaaacaacaacacCGCCTTAGACACTCCACCATAGATGTATATGGTGTTCTGGATGATTGTTATAGCTAGACTGAGTATTTTACCTTGATTTTGTGCATGCTTAGATTCTACAGCAGCTACACAGTACCTCAGTCATCTTCCAAAAAGAAATGACTACATGACATGAGGTGCTAAACTTGAATGATAAAAGGTGCCAGACTTTAACCTTAAGCTACTAACAATGGCTTGCCAACAGTGCTCTGATATTTTACTCTGACTGATTGGATTTCTTTGAAATTCACTAAATTTTCATGTGTAATTCCCTGTTGTAtatgtgttttcttctcagagcCCATGCTGAGTGTTCCAAGTCTACCTCCTCAGAGACAGACCTGAATGACAACTTGCCCTCTCACCGCACACCTACATCTTCCACCTCATCAGCTAAACACACCTCGCACAACGGCTTCTTCCCACAGCACCCGGCCcctgcctctgcctcttccaTCTACGACTCACCTCCATCACGTGGTGCCTCGCTCTCCACTGACAGTGGCCTTTACCACCTGCCTCGCAGCTACTCCCAGGACACTGTGCTGCTCCCCAAGTCTGCCTCTTCCCCTCCAGCCCATCCAGACAGTGGGGATGCCTCTGAGTTATATGTCTTCAACACACCATCGCGTAAGCCTTCAATGGAGACACAGTTGCGCAATCTTTCCATTAGTTATGACATCCCACCTACACCTGGTGCAAACTGTACCTACCAGGTGCCCCGTACGTTGTCATCATCAACAGGGCTAGCAGGCTCAGAGGGTGGGGGAGATGTAGTCCCCCCTCCAAGGCCTCCCAAGCCTTCGCTCAGTTCCACCTCAggacccccaccaccccctGCCGAGCGCTCGCCTACGGACACCTATTTTGTGCCCCGCTCAGCCTCAGAGACGGATGGGAACTACTGTGTACCTACTAGTGCTGGGAATAAGGCATTACGCAGCAACACTATTGGCACTGTGGACTGTACCCGCCTCCGTAAAGGTTTGtgtcacagttttttgtttgtttgtttggtgatttttattattattattattattattattattattattattattattattattattattattattattattatatattttttattattaataatttttttgggaGTAGAATATAAGACAGCTACTATGAGATAAGATATTTAGCATTAAGTTGGACATTTTGACCTTTATGATATTTTTCATCAACCAGACACATTATATTTGGACTTACAGGCTTTTCCACAGCTTTTATGTCTGCatttggtggattttttttttttttttttttatttaactcatCTGTTTTGTTCAAAAGCTATTAAAATTGTCAGACGCTTATCAGACCTGAACAGAGCAGACAATTTTCTGCAAATGCCCCAAAGGTCTTGGACGGTTTGTCCTGCTTTGTCCAATCATATATTAGGAGCAATACTAATATAACATTAAACAGCAATTAAGATACATCAAGATTCATCTCCATTAGTTCTCAAATAACACAGATATGAGTAATATGTTTTTGGTTGTGAATGCTATATAATCATTAAACTTGGTGTCCTCTATCCATTTTAAAGTGGGAGTAGCTAGTCTTTATCACATAACAATCTCTGTGCAGTATCATCACATTCACTGTGAATGTTAAATCTAAAAATCTCATAAATTAGAACCCAAGTCTCCAAGTGATGCCTTTTATATATAAAGTTACTTTGTAGAGTAACTATCCTATCAAGTCACCCCCCTTGTGGTGACAAATGTAATTACAAAAGTAACAAGATAATTGTTTACACAAGTCCCTAGTGCAACATAGTAGTCAGGCTTGACTGCGTCTAACCTTCCATCCAACTAGTACTGCCCAAATGCTGATTAACGTGGTTTCATCTGATGATGTCTTGTAAAATTTAGCACTTAAAGTGTGATGAATAATTCTGCGATCATGACACTGGGTCGAAGGACTATTCCGCACCTttatgacataaaaaaacatgaaaattcatTGCAAAGAACCACTGtactcaaacacaaaaaaccctCACGTTTTAGCAAGAATTAGTAAGAATAAGATCATATCTtacccatatatatatatataaaaacaaaaaaacaaaaaaaaaaacaaaactatatatatatatagttttgggtttttttgtttgttttttttttatagttagtTTTTCACAAAAATTACATCTCTTGTTGCCCTCACTTAAGGCTCCATGTGGCC contains:
- the gab1 gene encoding GRB2-associated-binding protein 1 isoform X3 — its product is MSGGDVVCSGWLRKSPPEKKLRRYAWKKRWFVLRSGRLSGDPDVLEYYKNDHAKKPIRVIDLNLCEQVDAGLTFNKKDLEHSFIFDIKTIDRVFYLVADTEDEMNKWVRCICDICGFNPTDDEAAKAAHQSAISGLVVDTPPHPALGNIVGPAAGVLSSVPPPYQPVSVRHLDSQSSSEEPQDYLWLANCESKKPEPNRAHAECSKSTSSETDLNDNLPSHRTPTSSTSSAKHTSHNGFFPQHPAPASASSIYDSPPSRGASLSTDSGLYHLPRSYSQDTVLLPKSASSPPAHPDSGDASELYVFNTPSRKPSMETQLRNLSISYDIPPTPGANCTYQVPRTLSSSTGLAGSEGGGDVVPPPRPPKPSLSSTSGPPPPPAERSPTDTYFVPRSASETDGNYCVPTSAGNKALRSNTIGTVDCTRLRKDLGSQDCYDIPRSFPSDKSCSFDFNESFNSYFKNKGMMPVGSHSTEEVDQNYVPMSANSPSHHHSGSLPEPMHEANYVPMTPSTLEFSSLGKQVPPPAHMGFRSSPKTPPRRPMLSDCQPPPVDRNLKPDRKGKPAPLEIKPLPEWEEPCTPVRSPVTRSFARDLSRFPMPARPPSVHSMASSTDSEDCDENYVPMVSNMSTDDPNMKLAPPMTADGGSSPMVKPKGDKQVEYLDLDLDPGKSTPPRKMKSNGTGMAALDERVDYVVVDQQRTQALKSTREAWNDGRQSTETETPSKGPK
- the gab1 gene encoding GRB2-associated-binding protein 1 isoform X2, which gives rise to MSGGDVVCSGWLRKSPPEKKLRRYAWKKRWFVLRSGRLSGDPDVLEYYKNDHAKKPIRVIDLNLCEQVDAGLTFNKKDLEHSFIFDIKTIDRVFYLVADTEDEMNKWVRCICDICGFNPTDDEAAKAAHQSAISGLVVDTPPHPALGNIVGPAAGVLSSVPPPYQPVSVRHLDSQSSSEEPQDYLWLANCESKKPEPNRAHAECSKSTSSETDLNDNLPSHRTPTSSTSSAKHTSHNGFFPQHPAPASASSIYDSPPSRGASLSTDSGLYHLPRSYSQDTVLLPKSASSPPAHPDSGDASELYVFNTPSRKPSMETQLRNLSISYDIPPTPGANCTYQVPRTLSSSTGLAGSEGGGDVVPPPRPPKPSLSSTSGPPPPPAERSPTDTYFVPRSASETDGNYCVPTSAGNKALRSNTIGTVDCTRLRKDLGSQDCYDIPRSFPSDKSCSFDFNESFNSYFKNKGMMPVGSHSTEEVDQNYVPMSANSPSHHHSGSLPEPMHEANYVPMTPSTLEFSSLGKQVPPPAHMGFRSSPKTPPRRPMLSDCQPPPVDRNLKPDRKGQSPKIIRAKGVGLERTDSQTIGEFPRRRKGKPAPLEIKPLPEWEEPCTPVRSPVTRSFARDLSRFPMPARPPSVHSMASSTDSEDCDENYVPMVSNMSTDDPNMKLAPPMTADGGSSPMVKPKGDKQVEYLDLDLDPGKSTPPRKMKSNGTGMAALDERVDYVVVDQQRTQALKSTREAWNDGRQSTETETPSKGPK
- the gab1 gene encoding GRB2-associated-binding protein 1 isoform X1 — its product is MSGGDVVCSGWLRKSPPEKKLRRYAWKKRWFVLRSGRLSGDPDVLEYYKNDHAKKPIRVIDLNLCEQVDAGLTFNKKDLEHSFIFDIKTIDRVFYLVADTEDEMNKWVRCICDICGFNPTDDEAAKAAHQSAISGLVVDTPPHPALGNIVGPAAGVLSSVPPPYQPVSVRHLDSQSSSEEPQDYLWLANCESKKPEPNSSVQLHSPLDGDQEYLLLEECESKTLSPQASLAHAECSKSTSSETDLNDNLPSHRTPTSSTSSAKHTSHNGFFPQHPAPASASSIYDSPPSRGASLSTDSGLYHLPRSYSQDTVLLPKSASSPPAHPDSGDASELYVFNTPSRKPSMETQLRNLSISYDIPPTPGANCTYQVPRTLSSSTGLAGSEGGGDVVPPPRPPKPSLSSTSGPPPPPAERSPTDTYFVPRSASETDGNYCVPTSAGNKALRSNTIGTVDCTRLRKDLGSQDCYDIPRSFPSDKSCSFDFNESFNSYFKNKGMMPVGSHSTEEVDQNYVPMSANSPSHHHSGSLPEPMHEANYVPMTPSTLEFSSLGKQVPPPAHMGFRSSPKTPPRRPMLSDCQPPPVDRNLKPDRKGQSPKIIRAKGVGLERTDSQTIGEFPRRRKGKPAPLEIKPLPEWEEPCTPVRSPVTRSFARDLSRFPMPARPPSVHSMASSTDSEDCDENYVPMVSNMSTDDPNMKLAPPMTADGGSSPMVKPKGDKQVEYLDLDLDPGKSTPPRKMKSNGTGMAALDERVDYVVVDQQRTQALKSTREAWNDGRQSTETETPSKGPK